The Gillisia sp. Hel_I_86 genome has a segment encoding these proteins:
- a CDS encoding IS110 family transposase — protein sequence METRVTALPKLFIGIDIHKRSWKIHCSTDLFGGKSFTMPPEPEKLYEYVQKHFCDHQVTTAYEAGCCGYSAHRSFEVFGWKSLVVNPADIHRKGKERYTKTDRIDAQLISRELKDGRLDGITVPDIEREGLRSLFRRRNELVKDFRRIKSRIKMHLLYFGIKIPAEFDNDHWSHAFRHWVDSQEFHYPTAQETMASKMRTFRFIDKELREVSSQLRAYCRKHFKKDYYLLRSVPGIGGIVAVGILAELGDLRRFNTLKHLAGYVGLAPGIYQSGATSKALGMNPRCHRLIRSYFVEASWQAIRTDPVIQAYYRKHMGKDVKKIIVKVAHKLLSRTLAVIKTEIPYEVGVIA from the coding sequence ATGGAAACCCGAGTTACTGCATTACCAAAGTTATTCATAGGAATTGATATTCACAAGAGAAGCTGGAAAATACATTGCAGCACCGATCTCTTTGGAGGTAAATCTTTTACGATGCCTCCAGAACCTGAGAAGTTATATGAGTACGTTCAGAAACATTTCTGTGATCACCAAGTAACTACTGCTTATGAGGCTGGTTGCTGTGGTTATTCTGCCCATCGCAGTTTTGAGGTCTTTGGTTGGAAATCCCTGGTTGTGAACCCAGCTGATATCCACCGTAAAGGAAAGGAGCGCTATACTAAAACAGACCGTATCGATGCGCAACTCATTAGCAGAGAGCTTAAAGATGGCCGTCTGGATGGTATCACTGTTCCAGATATAGAACGAGAAGGATTACGTAGTCTGTTTCGCCGTCGCAATGAACTGGTCAAGGACTTTCGTCGGATCAAAAGTAGGATCAAGATGCACTTGCTTTATTTCGGGATTAAAATTCCTGCAGAGTTCGATAATGATCATTGGAGCCATGCTTTTCGTCACTGGGTGGATAGCCAAGAGTTCCATTATCCCACCGCACAGGAAACGATGGCTAGCAAAATGCGGACTTTCCGGTTTATTGATAAAGAGCTTCGGGAAGTCTCAAGTCAGTTGAGAGCCTATTGCCGAAAACACTTCAAAAAAGATTACTATCTGTTAAGGAGTGTTCCGGGCATTGGAGGCATTGTAGCCGTAGGTATTTTGGCTGAACTAGGGGATCTAAGGCGCTTCAACACGCTTAAACATTTAGCGGGTTATGTTGGATTGGCTCCTGGGATCTATCAAAGCGGGGCTACTTCTAAGGCACTTGGCATGAACCCCCGTTGCCATCGGCTTATCCGATCGTATTTTGTGGAGGCTTCCTGGCAGGCGATAAGAACAGACCCTGTGATTCAGGCGTATTACCGCAAGCATATGGGCAAAGATGTGAAGAAAATAATAGTGAAGGTGGCCCATAAATTATTGAGCCGCACTTTAGCAGTGATAAAAACCGAAATCCCTTATGAGGTAGGGGTGATCGCATAA